One window of Phycisphaerales bacterium genomic DNA carries:
- the rpiB gene encoding ribose 5-phosphate isomerase B, with translation MKIALSADHRGIAGIKSLADQLKRQGHEPELLGDCSGAPADYPERAYMVGQAVAKGQADLGILICGTGIGMSIAANKVKGVRAAVVHDELTAQLSRSHNNANVLCLSADLLGQRLIEKIAEVWINTQFEGGRHSRRIRKIAAMENGVDPATVQE, from the coding sequence ATGAAGATCGCGCTGAGCGCCGACCACCGTGGGATCGCGGGGATCAAGAGCCTCGCCGACCAGCTCAAGCGCCAGGGCCACGAGCCCGAACTGCTGGGCGACTGCAGCGGCGCTCCCGCCGATTACCCCGAGCGGGCGTACATGGTCGGGCAGGCGGTGGCGAAGGGCCAGGCCGACCTGGGCATCCTCATCTGCGGCACCGGCATCGGCATGTCGATCGCGGCCAACAAGGTCAAGGGCGTGCGGGCCGCGGTGGTGCACGACGAGCTCACCGCCCAGCTATCGCGCTCGCACAACAACGCCAACGTGCTCTGCCTCTCCGCCGACCTGCTGGGCCAGCGGCTGATCGAGAAGATCGCCGAGGTGTGGATCAACACGCAGTTCGAGGGCGGCCGCCACTCGCGCCGCATCCGCAAGATCGCGGCGATGGAGAACGGCGTGGACCCGGCCACCGTGCAGGAGTGA
- a CDS encoding Sua5/YciO/YrdC/YwlC family protein — translation MSSLATPSGYSGQGSAVAAAAEAIRSGGLAIIPTETVYGLACDARNADAVARLHALVVPPIDRPPLPPASSWHAPSTQRVLEVLNITHPLHLRLIEKLTPGPVRLQVQKTPEEITAILAQLGVKPGVIDRNNEVWVRIPDHPLGVAVIERAGGVIIADRISAFGLGDGKEIPEDIQGTIERMGIAAVVDDGPTRLGKPSTGIHLGRDGTYEVIPGGLFDERYIRKKVERLVLFVCTGNTCRSPMAEAIARDVLANLKSPIPTRVTSAGVSALPGEPMTAEAREALAEMNVDHGHHRARELARDLLNEAEVIFAMTRSHMQAVLAVAPQAAAKVLVLDPTGQDVKDPIGGTQDEYRSTARKLRTLVERRLRELDAAIQAPTTPTSTERTSP, via the coding sequence GTGAGTTCACTGGCCACACCATCGGGCTACAGCGGGCAGGGGTCGGCAGTTGCGGCCGCGGCGGAAGCGATCCGCTCCGGCGGCCTCGCCATCATCCCCACCGAGACCGTCTACGGCTTGGCATGCGACGCCCGCAACGCGGACGCCGTGGCGCGACTGCACGCGCTCGTGGTGCCGCCCATCGACCGCCCGCCGCTGCCGCCCGCGAGCAGCTGGCACGCCCCAAGCACCCAGCGCGTGCTGGAGGTGCTCAACATCACGCACCCCCTGCACCTGCGCCTCATCGAGAAGCTCACCCCCGGCCCGGTTCGCCTGCAGGTGCAGAAGACGCCCGAGGAGATCACCGCGATCCTCGCGCAGCTGGGTGTCAAGCCCGGCGTGATCGACCGCAACAACGAGGTCTGGGTCCGCATCCCCGACCACCCCTTGGGCGTCGCGGTCATCGAGCGGGCGGGCGGCGTGATCATCGCCGACCGCATCAGCGCCTTTGGCCTGGGCGACGGCAAGGAGATCCCGGAGGACATCCAGGGCACGATCGAGCGCATGGGCATCGCGGCCGTGGTCGATGATGGCCCCACGCGCCTGGGCAAGCCCTCGACGGGCATCCACCTCGGGCGCGACGGCACGTACGAGGTCATCCCCGGCGGGCTCTTCGACGAGCGCTACATCCGCAAGAAGGTGGAGCGGCTGGTGCTGTTCGTGTGCACCGGCAATACCTGCCGCAGCCCCATGGCCGAGGCGATCGCCCGGGACGTGCTCGCGAACCTCAAGAGCCCGATCCCCACGCGCGTGACCTCCGCGGGGGTGTCGGCCCTGCCCGGCGAGCCAATGACCGCCGAGGCACGTGAGGCACTGGCCGAGATGAACGTCGATCACGGCCACCACCGCGCCCGCGAGCTCGCCCGTGACCTCCTGAACGAGGCCGAAGTCATCTTCGCGATGACGCGCTCGCACATGCAGGCGGTGCTGGCGGTGGCGCCGCAAGCCGCGGCCAAGGTGCTCGTGCTTGACCCCACCGGCCAGGACGTCAAGGACCCCATCGGCGGCACGCAGGATGAATATCGTTCCACCGCCCGCAAGCTAAGGACGCTCGTCGAGCGCCGCCTGCGGGAGCTCGACGCCGCCATCCAGGCCCCCACGACCCCCACGTCTACTGAAAGGACTTCGCCATGA
- the lpxD gene encoding UDP-3-O-(3-hydroxymyristoyl)glucosamine N-acyltransferase, translating to MAHERAISITTGELAALVGAELLGPPTIRLERIDALERAGAGTLSFIRSGAYLKDWENGKAAAALVSRDVPLGVLRETLGNGSAMREARALLVVPDADLAMVRVLDVFAARSAPVKPGVHATAAVDPGATVSPSAFIGPGCTVSAGAVIGENAALIAQVHVGHGAKVGAGTTIHPHVSVLDRCVVGAHCIIHPGVVIGGDGFGYRPSPDGRGLVKIPHIGNVDIGDHVEIGANTCIDRAKFGSTVIGSGTKIDNLVQIAHGCRIGRSCIICGKCGLAGSVVVGDGVVLGGGVSVADNLEIGSGSKLAALSGVVNNVPPGSIWMGAPAGPAGEWRRTYAALRRLGKKPSRD from the coding sequence GTGGCGCACGAGCGGGCCATCTCCATCACCACCGGCGAGCTCGCGGCCCTCGTGGGCGCCGAGCTGCTCGGCCCCCCCACCATCCGTCTTGAGCGCATCGATGCGCTCGAGCGGGCGGGCGCGGGCACCCTGTCGTTCATCCGCTCGGGCGCGTACCTGAAGGACTGGGAGAACGGCAAGGCGGCGGCGGCGCTGGTGAGCCGGGATGTGCCGCTCGGGGTACTTCGTGAGACGCTTGGGAATGGGAGCGCGATGCGGGAGGCGCGGGCACTGCTGGTGGTGCCGGATGCGGACCTGGCGATGGTGCGCGTGCTGGATGTGTTCGCGGCGCGGTCCGCGCCGGTGAAGCCGGGTGTGCACGCGACCGCGGCCGTGGACCCAGGCGCAACGGTCTCGCCCTCGGCGTTCATCGGGCCGGGCTGCACCGTGAGCGCGGGGGCGGTGATCGGCGAGAACGCGGCCCTGATCGCGCAGGTGCACGTTGGGCATGGCGCCAAGGTGGGCGCGGGCACGACAATCCACCCGCACGTGTCAGTGCTGGACCGGTGCGTGGTGGGCGCTCACTGCATCATTCATCCGGGCGTGGTGATCGGCGGGGATGGCTTCGGCTACCGGCCGAGCCCCGACGGGCGCGGGCTGGTAAAAATCCCGCACATCGGCAACGTCGATATCGGCGACCATGTGGAGATCGGCGCCAACACGTGCATCGACCGCGCCAAGTTCGGATCGACGGTGATCGGCAGCGGCACCAAGATCGACAACCTGGTGCAGATCGCCCACGGATGCCGCATCGGCCGCTCGTGCATCATCTGCGGCAAGTGCGGTCTCGCGGGCTCGGTGGTTGTCGGCGACGGGGTTGTGCTCGGCGGCGGAGTGTCGGTCGCGGACAACCTGGAGATCGGGTCAGGTTCCAAGCTCGCAGCGTTGTCGGGCGTCGTGAACAACGTGCCGCCGGGGTCGATCTGGATGGGCGCGCCGGCGGGCCCCGCGGGCGAGTGGCGGCGCACGTACGCGGCCCTGCGGCGGCTGGGGAAGAAGCCGTCGCGCGATTGA
- a CDS encoding UDP-3-O-acyl-N-acetylglucosamine deacetylase, with the protein MHRRTISRETPTLRGPGLFSGEECAVTIRPSVVANGILFTSPGRGPVQAHVSRCVDWRPRGLPAGLPIRNTSIGAGDWSVGTIEHVMSALAGLGITDAVVEVQGPEVPILDGSALPFVEVLLPLVVEFEREQDPIVLRGPVEVQDGGGGVVRAEPRPGGWSFTYALDYGPSSPIQAQAAVWSGDPAEYARDIAPARTFSLRAEAEAAARAGLFTKFSAREMVVVGDDGQPIDNQWRMRNEPAKHKLLDLIGDLALLGRPLAADVTATRSGHALVREFCRKVLEQVQEA; encoded by the coding sequence ATGCACCGCCGGACTATCAGCCGTGAAACACCCACCTTGCGAGGGCCGGGGTTGTTCAGCGGCGAGGAGTGCGCGGTCACGATCCGGCCCTCGGTGGTCGCGAATGGGATTCTGTTCACCTCGCCGGGGCGCGGGCCTGTTCAGGCTCATGTGTCGCGGTGCGTGGACTGGAGGCCACGGGGGTTGCCGGCGGGGCTGCCCATCCGTAACACGTCCATCGGCGCGGGTGACTGGTCCGTCGGCACGATCGAGCACGTAATGTCGGCCCTCGCGGGGCTGGGGATCACCGACGCGGTGGTGGAGGTGCAGGGGCCGGAGGTGCCGATCCTGGATGGATCGGCGCTGCCGTTTGTGGAGGTGCTCCTGCCGCTGGTGGTTGAGTTCGAGCGGGAGCAGGACCCGATCGTGCTGCGTGGGCCGGTGGAGGTGCAGGATGGAGGTGGCGGGGTGGTGCGAGCTGAGCCGCGGCCCGGCGGCTGGTCGTTCACCTACGCGCTCGATTACGGGCCGTCTTCACCGATCCAGGCGCAGGCGGCGGTTTGGAGCGGTGACCCGGCGGAGTACGCCCGTGACATCGCGCCGGCCCGCACGTTCTCGCTTCGCGCGGAGGCGGAGGCCGCGGCCCGCGCGGGGCTGTTCACGAAGTTCTCGGCGCGCGAGATGGTGGTGGTGGGCGACGACGGCCAGCCGATCGACAACCAATGGCGGATGCGCAATGAGCCCGCGAAGCACAAGCTGCTCGATCTGATCGGGGACCTGGCGTTGCTCGGGCGTCCGCTGGCGGCGGACGTCACCGCGACGCGCTCGGGGCATGCGTTGGTGCGCGAGTTCTGCCGGAAGGTACTGGAACAGGTACAGGAAGCCTGA
- a CDS encoding ComEC/Rec2 family competence protein produces the protein MQGVSPSTPHSAPVAVPGASTAGDGLAQQLARTRRRVLTAFVLVAVGLALGRALPWMSSAWFALALGACAAAIATKAWACRAALALAIICGSAGWMHARIFEHTVRDLGVLLADTRTLVTLEGTVLRTPREVKPQRGTLPFQSQPRVRLDVDVDTIVTEKGGLPVHGKLWARTPPPGAGAIALPRAGDRIRLTGWFEPIGPPSNPGQDDLREYAAQVGFAGSLTLSSATLLQPIERDGSALGSVSARWLAARAALEDRARHLLTRAAGNLEGEEGERSRALLLGLVLGDYDPSQREVRDAFARQGLAHVLSISGFHLSVMALLALFVLRLSGDRGWLEPALVAVIVLLYVLIVPASSPILRSAAMVLGVMAAEASGRRYDRLTLLTWIAVGLLLWRPLDLWNPGFQLSFGLTACLFWLGPTVHARMFGVPIQGIVRKEIPFFTWTRDKLTQSFSAAVMCWAVSLPLIMHRFGLISPLAIGATILITPLIVLVLWAGYLALLAGVFILPAADWAGHVLAHLCQWSVAGVNLFDAVPFSALCVPVVSGLWCAGATLVIVAWLKYWRWREWRAWGAGALVGAWLALQWANPGGLRRDVALRIDILDVGNGSCYLLRSGDDAVLWDCGPMPGNGTTPPLVGAVRALGAWRTPRVIVTHPDLDHFAGLAEVLHPLGVREVLVPARFIAQAAEQPAGAVAELTRELKARGVPLRALQQGDTTSIGQTTLTFLSPPPAADWPLDNNHSLVALVSTPADPHAALLTGDVQDEAIAALRSTHPGLMPRVLELPHHGSARPAAIDFAWHLNPEVVLQSTGALRADDPRWDGVRVNRTWYTTATDGASWVEFREGGALHSGPHRNRHR, from the coding sequence GTGCAGGGTGTTTCTCCATCCACGCCCCATTCCGCGCCGGTCGCCGTGCCTGGAGCGTCGACCGCGGGGGACGGGCTGGCCCAGCAGCTCGCGCGGACGCGCCGGCGGGTGCTGACCGCGTTCGTGCTGGTGGCGGTCGGGCTGGCGCTGGGGCGGGCGTTGCCGTGGATGTCGTCGGCGTGGTTCGCGCTGGCGCTGGGCGCGTGCGCCGCGGCCATTGCGACCAAAGCCTGGGCCTGCCGCGCTGCCCTGGCGCTCGCCATCATCTGCGGCAGCGCGGGCTGGATGCACGCCCGTATCTTCGAGCACACGGTCCGTGACCTGGGCGTGCTCCTGGCGGATACGCGGACGCTGGTTACGCTCGAGGGCACCGTCCTCCGCACGCCGCGGGAGGTGAAGCCGCAGCGCGGCACGCTGCCGTTCCAATCGCAGCCGCGGGTGCGGCTTGACGTGGATGTCGACACCATCGTCACGGAGAAGGGCGGCCTGCCGGTGCACGGCAAGCTGTGGGCGCGCACTCCGCCGCCCGGCGCCGGTGCGATCGCTCTCCCGCGCGCCGGCGACCGCATCCGCCTCACCGGCTGGTTCGAGCCCATCGGTCCGCCGAGCAACCCTGGGCAGGACGACCTGCGCGAGTACGCCGCGCAGGTGGGCTTCGCGGGCTCGCTGACGCTGAGCAGCGCGACCCTGCTGCAGCCCATCGAACGTGACGGCAGCGCTCTCGGCAGCGTCAGTGCCCGCTGGCTCGCCGCCCGCGCGGCGCTCGAGGACCGCGCCAGACACCTCCTCACTCGCGCCGCCGGCAACCTCGAGGGCGAGGAGGGTGAGCGCTCGCGGGCCCTGCTGCTCGGGCTTGTGCTGGGCGACTACGACCCCTCGCAGCGCGAGGTGCGCGACGCGTTCGCCCGCCAGGGGCTCGCGCACGTGCTGTCCATTTCCGGCTTCCACCTGTCTGTCATGGCCCTGCTCGCGCTCTTCGTGCTGCGGCTGAGCGGCGATCGTGGGTGGCTCGAGCCCGCACTCGTGGCGGTCATCGTGCTGCTGTACGTGCTGATCGTGCCCGCGAGCTCGCCGATCCTGCGATCCGCGGCCATGGTGCTGGGCGTGATGGCGGCGGAAGCCAGCGGGCGCCGCTACGACCGCCTCACGCTGCTGACGTGGATCGCCGTGGGCCTGCTGCTGTGGCGCCCGCTGGACCTATGGAACCCCGGCTTCCAGCTCAGCTTCGGCCTCACGGCTTGTCTCTTCTGGCTGGGCCCCACCGTGCACGCCCGCATGTTCGGCGTGCCGATCCAGGGCATCGTGCGGAAGGAGATCCCGTTCTTCACGTGGACGCGTGACAAGCTGACGCAGAGCTTCTCCGCCGCCGTGATGTGCTGGGCCGTGTCGCTGCCGCTCATCATGCACCGGTTCGGGCTCATCAGCCCGCTAGCGATCGGCGCGACCATCCTGATCACGCCGCTCATCGTGCTGGTGCTGTGGGCGGGGTACTTGGCGCTGCTCGCGGGCGTGTTCATCCTGCCCGCGGCGGACTGGGCGGGGCACGTGCTGGCGCACCTGTGCCAGTGGTCCGTGGCGGGTGTGAACCTCTTCGACGCCGTGCCGTTCAGCGCGCTCTGCGTGCCGGTGGTGTCGGGCCTGTGGTGCGCGGGCGCGACGCTGGTCATCGTGGCGTGGCTGAAGTACTGGCGCTGGCGCGAGTGGCGGGCGTGGGGCGCGGGCGCGCTCGTCGGCGCGTGGTTGGCGCTCCAGTGGGCCAACCCGGGAGGCCTCCGGCGCGATGTCGCCCTGCGCATCGACATCCTCGATGTCGGTAATGGCTCGTGCTACCTGCTGCGCAGCGGTGATGATGCGGTGCTGTGGGACTGCGGGCCGATGCCGGGGAACGGGACGACCCCGCCGCTGGTGGGCGCGGTGCGGGCCTTGGGCGCGTGGAGGACGCCGAGGGTCATCGTCACGCACCCGGACCTGGACCACTTTGCCGGGCTGGCGGAGGTGCTGCACCCTCTGGGCGTGCGCGAGGTGCTGGTGCCGGCGCGGTTCATCGCGCAGGCGGCGGAGCAGCCGGCGGGAGCGGTTGCTGAACTAACGCGCGAACTCAAGGCCCGCGGCGTGCCACTCCGTGCGTTGCAGCAGGGCGACACAACGAGCATCGGCCAGACCACACTGACCTTTCTGTCCCCGCCGCCTGCGGCCGACTGGCCGCTGGATAACAACCACTCGCTGGTTGCGCTCGTCTCGACACCGGCGGACCCGCATGCCGCGCTGCTCACCGGCGATGTGCAGGATGAGGCGATCGCCGCGCTCCGCAGCACTCACCCTGGGCTGATGCCGCGCGTGCTGGAGCTCCCCCACCACGGCTCGGCCCGGCCGGCCGCGATCGACTTCGCGTGGCACCTCAACCCCGAGGTGGTGCTGCAATCGACGGGCGCCCTGCGGGCCGACGACCCCCGCTGGGACGGCGTGCGCGTGAACCGCACGTGGTACACCACGGCCACGGATGGGGCGAGCTGGGTGGAGTTTCGTGAGGGCGGCGCGCTCCACTCCGGCCCGCATAGGAACCGCCACCGTTAG
- a CDS encoding transposase → MYNEPLAYFITFRTYGTWLHGDERGSVHESRNKFGTPFIEPDAEWLKYDEKHLKHDPVALSDAQRACVDAALRGVCEHHQWILHALNVRTNHVHCVVKANREKDFVMNSLKAWGTRRLNEAGLNQRGTKVWSRHGSTQYIFTYEKLREKIDYVLNQQ, encoded by the coding sequence ATGTACAACGAGCCGCTCGCCTACTTCATCACGTTCCGCACCTACGGCACGTGGCTGCACGGCGATGAGCGCGGGTCGGTGCACGAGTCGCGCAATAAGTTCGGAACTCCCTTCATCGAGCCGGACGCCGAGTGGCTGAAGTACGATGAGAAACACCTGAAGCACGATCCCGTCGCTCTCTCGGATGCGCAACGCGCATGCGTTGACGCGGCGCTCCGCGGTGTCTGCGAGCACCACCAATGGATACTTCACGCCCTCAATGTTCGTACCAATCACGTCCATTGCGTGGTGAAGGCGAACCGCGAGAAGGACTTCGTCATGAACTCACTGAAGGCCTGGGGAACGCGCCGACTGAACGAAGCCGGGCTGAACCAACGGGGCACAAAGGTGTGGTCGCGCCACGGAAGCACTCAGTACATCTTCACCTACGAGAAGCTCCGAGAGAAGATCGACTACGTGCTCAATCAGCAGTAG
- a CDS encoding prepilin-type N-terminal cleavage/methylation domain-containing protein, which translates to MKRDTNVRTRAFSLIELLVVILIIALIVAIVLPALSGVRAKSREMATRNLLQNVSQAISAFQLDNKRLPGRFAERDLGLAANGANPAGMGLTSMENVMLDLAGGEVPAGTTPLPAGSFKVGPHNTAAQNIDYHPDLVGKGKYFTPPAQHFTIHNGSEVSQKIASDSAPAENMRMKDLVDAEGMPIILWMSDSSTVGPIVDHNDMARVAPTNTAGSRFYWNSNAAFLNSTRLGKKGVNQQDQSLIGFANANRATSLAAILGAPGSPKDVTQPCAQIYPSAPRGSFVLHAAGRNGVFLGNEERGAAGATAVPGNNLFYGMNFKTYPNTELRDDQDRPTSTDIIKDFDDLIVAGS; encoded by the coding sequence ATGAAGCGTGACACGAATGTGCGGACGCGGGCCTTCAGCCTGATCGAGCTGCTGGTGGTCATCCTGATCATCGCGCTGATCGTGGCCATCGTGCTGCCGGCGCTGAGCGGCGTGCGGGCGAAGTCGCGCGAGATGGCGACGCGGAACCTGCTGCAGAACGTGTCGCAGGCGATCTCGGCGTTCCAGTTGGATAACAAGCGGCTGCCGGGCAGGTTCGCCGAGAGGGACCTCGGCCTCGCGGCCAACGGCGCCAACCCAGCCGGCATGGGCCTGACGTCCATGGAAAACGTGATGCTTGACCTCGCGGGTGGCGAGGTGCCTGCGGGTACGACGCCGCTGCCCGCCGGCAGCTTCAAGGTCGGGCCGCACAACACGGCTGCTCAGAACATCGACTACCACCCCGACCTGGTAGGAAAGGGCAAGTACTTCACGCCGCCCGCGCAGCACTTCACGATCCATAACGGCAGCGAGGTCAGCCAGAAGATCGCCTCGGACTCCGCTCCGGCCGAGAACATGCGGATGAAGGACCTTGTTGACGCCGAGGGCATGCCCATCATTCTCTGGATGTCGGATTCGTCGACCGTGGGCCCGATCGTCGATCACAACGACATGGCCCGGGTCGCACCCACGAACACCGCTGGCTCACGCTTCTACTGGAACTCCAACGCGGCTTTCCTGAACTCCACGCGTCTGGGCAAGAAGGGCGTCAACCAACAGGACCAGAGCCTCATCGGTTTCGCGAACGCGAACCGGGCGACGTCGCTCGCGGCCATCCTCGGTGCCCCCGGCAGCCCGAAGGACGTCACCCAGCCCTGCGCTCAGATCTACCCCTCGGCCCCTCGCGGGTCGTTCGTCCTCCATGCTGCGGGCCGCAACGGCGTCTTCCTCGGCAACGAGGAGCGGGGCGCGGCTGGCGCCACCGCCGTGCCGGGCAACAACTTGTTCTACGGCATGAACTTCAAAACCTACCCCAACACCGAACTGCGCGACGACCAGGACCGCCCGACCTCCACCGACATCATCAAGGACTTCGACGACCTGATCGTCGCGGGCAGCTGA
- a CDS encoding OmpH family outer membrane protein, whose protein sequence is MNTLRSGLFASPVVAALVVGASLVGGMALTAHSSPAPAAAPVSVAVVDIAKLINGLKELEDRNMGNKPKLDEYNASLKQIKDRIEKLTSDLNDKIPQKDYTARSAAMSEKYELETLYETRFKIYQRQLDVLKGDTITLLYNKSLVAIEAMAKKEGIDLVMIDDRSVKLPEVGQAVQRDVFGAMDNKRMLYVRDGMDITDRLISLMNEQYLAGPRAANPPANTGANPAPASPPANPAPLNNR, encoded by the coding sequence ATGAACACGCTCCGCTCCGGTCTCTTTGCTTCGCCCGTGGTGGCGGCGCTCGTGGTTGGCGCTTCGCTGGTGGGGGGCATGGCCCTCACGGCCCACTCCTCGCCCGCCCCCGCCGCGGCGCCGGTGAGCGTGGCGGTGGTCGACATCGCCAAGCTCATCAACGGCCTGAAGGAGCTCGAAGACCGCAACATGGGCAACAAGCCCAAGCTCGATGAGTACAACGCCAGCCTCAAGCAGATCAAAGACCGCATCGAGAAGCTCACCAGCGACCTCAACGACAAGATCCCGCAGAAGGACTACACCGCTCGCTCCGCGGCCATGTCGGAGAAGTACGAGCTGGAGACGCTGTACGAGACCCGCTTCAAGATCTACCAGCGGCAGCTCGACGTGCTCAAGGGCGACACCATCACGCTGCTGTACAACAAGTCGCTGGTGGCGATCGAGGCGATGGCGAAGAAGGAGGGCATCGACCTGGTGATGATCGATGACCGCAGCGTGAAGCTGCCGGAGGTCGGCCAGGCGGTGCAGCGCGACGTGTTCGGGGCGATGGACAACAAGCGGATGCTGTACGTCCGCGACGGGATGGACATCACCGACCGGCTCATCAGCCTGATGAATGAGCAATACCTCGCGGGGCCGCGGGCGGCGAACCCGCCGGCGAATACCGGCGCGAACCCTGCGCCGGCCAGCCCGCCCGCCAATCCGGCCCCGCTGAACAACCGCTGA